In Flavobacterium sp. WV_118_3, one DNA window encodes the following:
- a CDS encoding Smr/MutS family protein has product MFNIGDHVAALDEDISGVVKEVKKDQVLVETSDGFLMTFFVNELIKMDKSSKLDVFNSGMTLDAVLKEKELPKKRSFVKEKRSRKDEFVLEIDLHIEKLVPSKRGMSNYDILTVQMETAQRQIEFAIKNRIPRIVFIHGVGEGILKAELDFLLGRYDSVVFQDADYQKYGLGATAVYFKQNANR; this is encoded by the coding sequence ATGTTTAATATAGGAGACCATGTTGCGGCACTTGATGAGGATATCAGTGGCGTGGTAAAAGAAGTAAAAAAGGATCAGGTTTTAGTGGAAACTAGTGATGGATTTTTGATGACATTTTTTGTCAACGAACTTATTAAGATGGATAAATCCAGTAAGTTAGATGTTTTTAATTCAGGTATGACTTTAGATGCTGTTTTAAAAGAAAAAGAGCTGCCTAAAAAGCGCTCTTTTGTAAAAGAAAAGCGTTCCCGTAAGGATGAATTTGTCCTGGAAATCGATTTACATATTGAAAAATTGGTACCCTCAAAACGAGGAATGTCAAACTATGATATCCTGACAGTGCAAATGGAAACGGCGCAACGTCAAATCGAATTTGCGATAAAAAACAGGATTCCCAGAATTGTTTTTATCCATGGTGTCGGGGAAGGAATTTTAAAAGCCGAGCTGGATTTTTTACTGGGACGATATGACTCGGTTGTCTTTCAGGATGCCGATTATCAGAAGTACGGATTGGGAGCGACAGCGGTTTATTTTAAACAAAATGCAAATCGCTAA
- the rocD gene encoding ornithine--oxo-acid transaminase, whose amino-acid sequence MSVLEKINSAEAIALEDKHGAHNYHPLPVVLSKGEGVFVWDVEGKKYYDFLSAYSAVNQGHCHPKIVNAMIEQAQTLTLTSRAFYNDKLGAYEKFVTGYFGFDKVLPMNTGAEAVETALKLCRKWAYEKRGIPENQAQIIVCENNFHGRTTTIISFSNDENARKNFGPYTEGFIRIPYDDIAALENALKSNKNIAGFLVEPIQGEAGVYVPAEGYLAKAKELCEAHNALFIADEVQTGIARTGKLLAVQHENVQPDILILGKALSGGAYPVSAVLANDAIMNVIKLGQHGSTFGGNPVAAAVAIAALTVVEEEQLAVNAEKLGALFRAKMNDYIAGSSICTLVRGKGLLNAIVINDTEESDTAWNICMALRDNGLLAKPTHGNIIRFAPPLVMNEEQLLDCVGIITTTLKQFEK is encoded by the coding sequence ATGTCAGTTTTAGAAAAAATCAATTCTGCCGAAGCGATTGCTCTGGAAGATAAACACGGAGCGCATAATTATCACCCGCTTCCGGTAGTATTAAGCAAAGGAGAAGGTGTTTTTGTCTGGGATGTGGAAGGTAAGAAGTATTATGACTTTTTATCGGCCTACTCAGCCGTCAACCAGGGACATTGCCATCCGAAAATTGTTAATGCGATGATCGAACAGGCGCAAACATTAACATTGACGTCAAGAGCGTTTTACAACGATAAATTGGGAGCTTACGAAAAATTCGTAACCGGTTATTTCGGATTCGATAAAGTATTACCGATGAATACCGGAGCCGAAGCCGTGGAAACCGCTTTGAAATTATGCCGTAAATGGGCATATGAAAAAAGAGGCATTCCGGAAAACCAGGCGCAGATTATTGTTTGTGAAAACAATTTCCACGGTAGAACCACCACGATTATCTCTTTTTCCAATGACGAAAATGCCCGCAAGAATTTCGGGCCGTATACGGAAGGATTTATCCGTATACCTTATGATGACATTGCTGCACTGGAAAACGCGCTTAAATCGAATAAAAACATTGCAGGATTCCTTGTAGAACCTATTCAGGGGGAAGCAGGCGTTTATGTACCGGCCGAAGGCTATCTGGCCAAAGCGAAAGAATTGTGTGAAGCACACAATGCCCTTTTTATTGCCGATGAGGTACAGACGGGTATTGCACGCACCGGAAAATTACTGGCTGTACAACACGAAAACGTACAACCGGACATTCTGATCTTGGGTAAGGCCTTATCGGGAGGAGCCTATCCGGTTTCGGCAGTATTGGCAAACGATGCAATCATGAACGTGATCAAGCTAGGACAACACGGATCTACTTTTGGAGGAAATCCGGTAGCGGCTGCGGTAGCAATTGCCGCGTTGACTGTAGTCGAAGAAGAACAACTGGCAGTCAATGCAGAAAAATTAGGAGCATTATTCCGGGCGAAAATGAACGACTATATTGCCGGAAGTTCGATCTGTACATTAGTGCGCGGAAAAGGACTTTTAAATGCAATAGTGATCAACGATACAGAAGAAAGCGATACCGCCTGGAACATCTGTATGGCGTTACGCGATAACGGTCTTTTAGCCAAACCAACCCATGGAAATATCATCCGTTTTGCACCGCCTTTGGTGATGAATGAAGAGCAGTTGCTGGACTGTGTTGGTATTATCACAACCACATTAAAGCAATTCGAAAAGTAA
- a CDS encoding MFS transporter, translating into MEVSPTKTNYPALYTLINVFFFWGFIAAGNSIFIPFCKHYFSLDQFQSQLIDFAFYTAYYTGALLLFIFGTFKGRDVVGNWGYKKSIVYGLLFSALGAGAMILAVESNIYLGMLIGLFIVALGFSLQQTAANPFAISLGDPKTGASRVNLGGGINSFGTTIGPIIVGLALFGTTASVTDEQIKHLELDKVILLYICVGLLFLGAAAMFYFSKKVPAGISDEPMEKAGKAMRFLIVMTVLLVVIFVPVFNSYKSEEARKIEVLKKEIKAIKATVSEDDDHVEADRVVKKIEAEITVLKGPLEKKRMFWLSGGLLVIIGGLLFVKRSAVKKSEGWGAMQYPQLVLGMLAIFTYVGVEVAIGSNLGELLGLKEFGGYKSSEIAPYVSMYWGSLMIGRWAGAISVFNLSQTKKIIALIAVPLIAFVIVIRLNILVGQDVKPLYYYVICVVAQIGAFFLSKDKPARTLMIFGCMGLIAMVTGLMTEGIVAIYAFLAGGLACSIMWPAIFSLSIMGLGKYTAQGSAFLVMMILGGGIIPPIQGKLADIIGIHNSYVIPVICFAYLTFFAIIVKSILARQNIDVDATEVKATH; encoded by the coding sequence ATGGAAGTATCGCCAACTAAGACCAACTATCCGGCGCTGTATACCCTGATTAATGTGTTTTTTTTCTGGGGTTTTATCGCTGCGGGAAACAGTATTTTTATCCCCTTTTGTAAACATTATTTTTCACTCGACCAATTCCAGTCCCAGTTGATCGATTTTGCCTTTTATACGGCCTATTATACAGGAGCCTTGTTGCTGTTTATCTTCGGAACCTTTAAAGGGAGAGATGTCGTAGGGAACTGGGGATATAAAAAGAGTATTGTCTACGGACTTCTGTTTTCGGCCTTAGGAGCGGGAGCGATGATTCTGGCGGTTGAAAGCAATATATATCTGGGAATGTTGATCGGTCTTTTTATCGTAGCACTTGGTTTTTCGCTGCAACAAACAGCAGCCAATCCGTTTGCTATTTCACTGGGCGACCCCAAAACAGGAGCCAGCCGGGTGAATCTGGGAGGCGGTATCAATTCATTCGGAACCACTATCGGACCAATCATTGTGGGGCTTGCCTTATTCGGGACTACCGCATCGGTAACCGATGAACAGATCAAACACCTTGAACTCGACAAAGTAATCCTGTTATACATCTGCGTAGGATTGTTATTTCTGGGTGCAGCTGCCATGTTCTATTTTTCGAAAAAAGTACCGGCCGGAATTTCAGACGAACCAATGGAGAAAGCAGGTAAAGCAATGCGTTTCCTGATCGTGATGACGGTATTGCTGGTAGTTATTTTTGTTCCGGTTTTTAATAGTTATAAAAGCGAAGAAGCACGAAAAATTGAAGTGCTTAAAAAAGAAATTAAAGCAATAAAAGCCACTGTTTCGGAGGATGATGATCATGTAGAGGCCGATCGTGTGGTAAAAAAGATAGAGGCGGAGATAACTGTGCTTAAAGGACCGCTTGAAAAAAAGAGAATGTTCTGGTTGTCCGGCGGATTATTGGTAATTATCGGCGGCTTGTTATTTGTGAAACGAAGTGCCGTGAAAAAAAGCGAAGGCTGGGGTGCGATGCAATATCCGCAATTGGTTTTAGGGATGTTGGCCATCTTTACCTATGTAGGCGTGGAGGTAGCCATTGGAAGCAACCTTGGCGAGCTACTCGGGCTTAAGGAATTCGGAGGCTATAAGTCGTCTGAAATTGCACCTTATGTTTCCATGTATTGGGGAAGTTTAATGATCGGACGTTGGGCCGGAGCGATCAGTGTGTTTAATTTAAGTCAGACAAAAAAAATAATAGCATTAATCGCAGTGCCATTAATCGCATTTGTGATTGTTATACGACTCAATATCCTGGTAGGACAGGATGTGAAACCGCTGTATTATTATGTGATTTGCGTAGTAGCACAGATTGGGGCTTTCTTCCTGAGTAAAGACAAACCGGCAAGAACCCTGATGATTTTTGGATGTATGGGGCTTATCGCTATGGTAACCGGACTCATGACAGAGGGTATTGTTGCGATTTATGCCTTTCTGGCGGGTGGTTTGGCCTGTAGTATTATGTGGCCGGCCATTTTTAGCCTTTCCATTATGGGATTGGGGAAATACACGGCACAAGGATCGGCTTTTTTGGTGATGATGATTTTAGGAGGTGGTATTATTCCGCCTATTCAGGGGAAATTGGCCGATATTATCGGAATTCATAATTCGTATGTGATTCCGGTGATTTGTTTTGCCTACCTGACTTTCTTTGCGATCATTGTAAAATCGATACTGGCCAGACAAAATATAGACGTGGATGCAACAGAAGTAAAAGCAACGCATTAA